Proteins from a genomic interval of Rubinisphaera italica:
- a CDS encoding DUF6931 family protein, with amino-acid sequence MQTLVLKVVEGPDLGLQTFIRSGQKLRVGRSSWAEMSCSRDEELQEIHFQILSTSSGWSLNSARPEYTVFCNGQPVRQTPLKHGDLIVAGNSHFQVRDAAQKIPQKKAVEAIQEESSEPEHVEVETPALAILLADLQISTSLDVNNPELEASEVIAELKQEEFWGDTVRLIAALIGAQKSVAWEMEAYQTYEQSLPALNPEVQSVAEAWQSEPTEENRREAEKLVDVAGLETPAGWIAQTIFWSEGSLSAPDLPEAPAPPTLFTKAVHSTLLFIAITVDPAELPNRWIELIALGETRL; translated from the coding sequence ATGCAAACGCTGGTACTTAAAGTCGTAGAAGGGCCGGATCTCGGGCTGCAAACGTTCATAAGATCCGGCCAGAAGTTGCGAGTTGGACGATCTTCATGGGCCGAGATGAGTTGTTCCAGGGATGAGGAACTGCAGGAAATCCATTTTCAGATCCTTTCCACTTCCAGTGGTTGGTCTCTGAATTCTGCTCGTCCGGAATATACCGTTTTTTGCAACGGCCAGCCGGTTCGACAAACTCCGCTCAAACATGGCGATTTGATTGTCGCTGGCAATTCTCACTTTCAAGTTCGCGATGCCGCTCAAAAGATTCCACAAAAGAAAGCGGTTGAAGCGATTCAGGAAGAATCGTCGGAACCTGAGCATGTCGAAGTCGAAACGCCCGCGCTGGCGATCTTACTGGCCGACCTGCAGATCTCAACCAGTCTGGATGTTAATAATCCCGAACTTGAGGCCTCTGAGGTGATAGCCGAACTCAAGCAGGAAGAATTCTGGGGAGATACCGTGCGTTTGATTGCCGCTTTGATTGGAGCTCAGAAATCGGTCGCGTGGGAAATGGAAGCCTATCAAACTTATGAGCAATCACTCCCTGCACTCAATCCAGAAGTTCAATCCGTTGCAGAAGCCTGGCAAAGTGAGCCGACAGAAGAGAATCGTCGTGAAGCGGAAAAACTGGTCGATGTTGCAGGTTTGGAAACGCCCGCGGGCTGGATTGCTCAAACGATTTTCTGGAGCGAAGGCTCCCTCTCCGCTCCCGACCTTCCCGAAGCCCCTGCCCCTCCAACGCTGTTTACTAAAGCCGTTCACAGCACGCTGTTATTCATTGCGATCACCGTCGATCCCGCCGAACTTCCGAATCGCTGGATAGAGTTAATCGCTTTAGGAGAGACCCGGCTCTAA
- the tssA gene encoding type VI secretion system protein TssA, with amino-acid sequence MSTEPILDLELLSRPISEELPAGVDLRDDTSPNSIYYRIKDARSQARAAERQIEMGDNDAVADWRPILQTVPEVLAQSSKDFEMTAYLLESLVRIHGFAGMRDGCRLIEAYVKEFGDVIYPLPDEDGLETRLAPLVGLNGEDATGTLIMPLKNVPITGETGEGAYGLAQYTQAMELEKVDPGARDRRISQGAISLDTFNMALSATPAEEFGEIHDDLQEAITAFKEMTATLDEKYGRDSPPSSSIRQTLEEILETLEKVARDKLATLSTEEDLEETSEEVAAEAGGTTPKAAASVNSVDGIRSREDAFRILLQVAEYFRKAEPHTPISYGIQQVVRWGRLPLPELMKELIPDESSIHQMFRLVGIRTSETEGEE; translated from the coding sequence ATGTCGACCGAGCCGATTCTAGATTTGGAATTATTGAGCCGTCCGATTTCGGAAGAGCTTCCTGCCGGAGTCGATTTGCGCGATGATACGTCGCCCAATTCGATTTATTATCGCATCAAGGATGCACGCTCACAAGCTCGGGCAGCAGAGCGTCAAATTGAGATGGGCGATAACGATGCGGTCGCAGACTGGCGACCGATTCTGCAAACCGTGCCCGAAGTCCTGGCTCAGTCGTCCAAAGACTTTGAAATGACCGCCTATCTGCTCGAAAGCCTTGTGCGAATCCACGGCTTTGCAGGAATGCGGGATGGATGTCGGCTCATCGAAGCGTATGTCAAAGAGTTCGGCGATGTGATATATCCGTTGCCAGATGAAGATGGGTTGGAAACGCGACTGGCTCCGCTGGTTGGTCTGAACGGTGAAGATGCGACCGGCACATTAATCATGCCCCTCAAAAATGTGCCGATCACAGGTGAGACTGGCGAGGGAGCTTATGGACTGGCTCAGTACACTCAGGCAATGGAACTGGAAAAAGTCGATCCGGGTGCACGTGATCGCCGTATTTCTCAGGGAGCCATTTCACTCGATACCTTTAATATGGCTCTCTCTGCCACACCCGCAGAAGAGTTCGGCGAAATTCACGACGATCTTCAGGAAGCGATCACGGCTTTCAAGGAGATGACAGCCACTCTCGATGAAAAATACGGTCGAGACTCACCACCGTCATCCAGCATTCGACAAACGCTGGAAGAAATTCTGGAAACTCTGGAAAAAGTCGCCCGGGATAAACTGGCCACGCTCTCTACTGAAGAGGACCTGGAAGAAACCAGCGAGGAAGTTGCAGCCGAGGCAGGTGGAACTACACCTAAAGCTGCAGCAAGCGTGAATAGTGTCGATGGGATCCGTTCCCGAGAAGATGCGTTTCGAATCTTGCTGCAAGTCGCGGAATATTTCCGCAAAGCCGAACCACACACGCCGATTTCCTATGGCATCCAACAAGTTGTCCGCTGGGGACGATTGCCATTGCCAGAGCTGATGAAAGAGTTGATTCCGGATGAAAGTTCGATCCACCAGATGTTTCGTCTGGTTGGAATTCGCACGAGTGAGACTGAAGGCGAGGAATAG
- the tssB gene encoding type VI secretion system contractile sheath small subunit, giving the protein MASVHDKLGRVRKPRVHITYEVETGGAQVQKELPFVMGVVGDFSGDPTEPLKPLRDRKFVQIDRDNFDDVMGRMKPGLEMKVENTLAGDGSEMAVNLAFKSMDDFEPGKVARQIEPLSKLLDTRDKLRDLLTKVDRSEDLENLLEKVLQNQDDLKAMSKDLGLEDTE; this is encoded by the coding sequence ATGGCGAGCGTGCATGATAAGCTTGGCCGGGTTCGCAAACCTCGGGTTCACATTACTTACGAAGTTGAAACTGGCGGAGCACAGGTTCAAAAAGAATTGCCATTCGTCATGGGAGTCGTTGGCGACTTCTCCGGCGACCCGACCGAACCTCTCAAGCCGCTGCGTGATCGCAAGTTCGTGCAGATTGATCGAGACAACTTCGACGACGTGATGGGCCGGATGAAACCGGGCCTGGAAATGAAAGTCGAAAACACACTGGCAGGTGATGGCAGCGAAATGGCCGTCAATCTGGCTTTCAAATCGATGGACGATTTCGAGCCAGGCAAAGTGGCCCGTCAAATCGAACCTCTGAGCAAGCTGCTCGATACACGAGATAAATTACGGGACCTGCTGACCAAAGTCGACCGTTCTGAAGACCTCGAGAATCTGCTCGAGAAAGTTCTTCAAAATCAGGACGACCTGAAAGCGATGTCAAAAGACCTGGGCCTTGAGGATACAGAATAG